The genomic region CGCTCTATGATGTCCGAGAGGGTGATCATGCCTATCATCCTGTCGTCGTCATAGACGAAGGCGATTGTCGTACCTGCATCCTGCAGCTTCTCCATGACAGAAACGAGACCCTCGTCCTTCAATACCTTCGCCGGCTGGGTCATGTAATCGAGGATGCTTTCACTAAAGTGATCCCGGTCTATTGCTTTGGACACAGTCCTGAATGTCACCGCTCCGATGTATTCTCGCCTCTTGTCGTCGTACACTGGCATCCTCGGATGGTTCGTCCTGCCCATCAGCTTCAGCGCGTCCAGCACCGTCCCGCCGCTCGGCATTGAGATTATTTGTTCCGCGGGCGTGATCACGTCCAGAGCAGCGCTCCTCGACGAGCCGAGGGCGGAGCGAAGGAGCCTGCCTGCGTCGGGTTCGATGTGGCCTGCCTTCTCGAGCATCGTCACTACGTCCTCGAACTCATCCACCAGGTCGACCTCCTTGTAAGCTGGCTTTCCGACTATGGCCTGCGAGAGCACCCTGGCGAGTGAGGTGAGAGGAACTGCGATGGGCGCGAAGCCGTCCATCAGCAGCTTGGAACTGGGGGCGAGAAACAGCGCCATTCTCAGCGAGTGCTCTATCCCGATTGCCTTCGGCAGCAGAGAGAGTAGAATCATTATCATGAGGGAGCCGACGACCACGCTGTAGACCCATCCAATCGGCCCGAAGGTCTCGGCGAGGATCAAGCCGATGGAGCTGGCCAGCACCACGTTCGAGATGGTGTCCAGCAGGGTCGTCACGCTGATTAGCCTCGTCTTATCGTTGACTATCTCGAGCGCGTGCTTGGCCCTGGAGGAACCGTCGCTGATGGACGAATTCAGCGAAAGGGGATGGAGGGTGAGGTAGGTGGCCTCGACGAGCGAAACCCAGAATGAGACGAAAGTCGCTGCCCCGAGGGCAGCGAAGACTACGGGCTCAACCATGCCTGCGACCCTTCACGCAGCTGCCTCAACTGACTACCGTGCCTATCACTTGGCCGTGGACAGCCTTGAGCACGCCCTTGGGCTTGGCCCCGTTCAAGACCACGAGCTTGACCCGCGACTTCATCAGCTGTTCGACTGCGACCGGGTCGACGATGCTGTGGATTCCCGGCTTGTGCTCGCCGCCGAGAATCTGCTGCATTCGCTCGTAGGAGATTCTGTCGAGCTTCTTCGCCCGCCTGTTTACCCGCGGGTCGGCGGTGAAGATGCCATCCTGGTCAGAGCATTTGATCATCAAGTCGGCCCTCCACCTTTCCGCTACAAGGGCCGCGACTGCGTCCGTCGTTATGCCTGGCTTCA from Nitrososphaerales archaeon harbors:
- a CDS encoding CNNM domain-containing protein, producing the protein MVEPVVFAALGAATFVSFWVSLVEATYLTLHPLSLNSSISDGSSRAKHALEIVNDKTRLISVTTLLDTISNVVLASSIGLILAETFGPIGWVYSVVVGSLMIMILLSLLPKAIGIEHSLRMALFLAPSSKLLMDGFAPIAVPLTSLARVLSQAIVGKPAYKEVDLVDEFEDVVTMLEKAGHIEPDAGRLLRSALGSSRSAALDVITPAEQIISMPSGGTVLDALKLMGRTNHPRMPVYDDKRREYIGAVTFRTVSKAIDRDHFSESILDYMTQPAKVLKDEGLVSVMEKLQDAGTTIAFVYDDDRMIGMITLSDIIERVLGVKV
- the pyrH gene encoding UMP kinase, whose protein sequence is MKVVLRFGGSVLGSPPNAKLVEEYATVLSSLTAEGHSIAVVVGGGQISRKFIESARDLGLSSFQQDTIAIFASRLNARLVAMKFGGVSSVPTSVEAMLQRLSRNRMSVMGGLKPGITTDAVAALVAERWRADLMIKCSDQDGIFTADPRVNRRAKKLDRISYERMQQILGGEHKPGIHSIVDPVAVEQLMKSRVKLVVLNGAKPKGVLKAVHGQVIGTVVS